Proteins encoded by one window of Ramlibacter tataouinensis:
- a CDS encoding CaiB/BaiF CoA transferase family protein has translation MNHPSSCAEAAPSGPLTGYRVLELGSTASGPFCARLLADFGAEVIKVEAQEGDTIRELGHSVDGKSLYAASILRNKRIISLNLRTAKGRDVLKQLIPGFDIIVENFRPGTLEKWGLSYEELKALRPDLVLTRVSGYGQTGPYSARPGYGVIGEAMSGLRHLIGDPDRPPSRVAMPLTDYITGLYAALGTVMAVLSRERTGKGQCVDASLLESAFSFMEAHVPAFEKTGTVGMRAGPRLPNSAPNTLFPTRDGTYIHIAALADAVFRRLASAMGRPELGTDPRFALQAARNQNEAEIERLITDWTMTRDAADLKATLEAAEVPATTIYTIADIFDDPHFKARDMLVRTPDDDLGQVTLAGIVPKLSGTPGRIRWSGHRLGQDTRGVLRELARLTDREIDALEAEGVVSCDPQKAAR, from the coding sequence ATGAACCATCCATCGTCCTGCGCCGAGGCGGCGCCCAGCGGGCCGCTGACGGGCTACCGCGTCCTGGAGCTGGGCTCCACCGCGTCGGGTCCGTTCTGTGCGCGCCTGCTCGCCGACTTCGGCGCCGAGGTCATCAAGGTCGAGGCGCAGGAGGGCGACACGATCCGCGAGCTGGGCCACAGCGTGGACGGCAAGTCCCTCTATGCGGCCTCGATCCTGCGCAACAAGCGGATCATTTCGCTGAACCTGCGCACGGCGAAGGGCCGCGACGTCCTCAAGCAGCTCATCCCGGGTTTCGACATCATCGTGGAGAACTTCCGGCCGGGAACGCTGGAGAAGTGGGGGCTTTCGTACGAGGAGCTGAAGGCCTTGAGGCCGGACCTCGTGCTCACGCGCGTCAGCGGCTACGGGCAGACCGGGCCGTACAGCGCGAGGCCGGGCTACGGCGTCATCGGCGAGGCGATGAGCGGCCTGCGCCACCTCATCGGCGATCCCGACCGGCCGCCGTCGCGCGTGGCCATGCCGCTGACGGACTACATCACCGGCCTCTATGCGGCGCTGGGCACCGTCATGGCGGTCCTGTCGCGCGAGCGGACCGGCAAGGGCCAGTGCGTGGATGCCAGCCTGCTCGAGTCGGCGTTCAGCTTCATGGAAGCGCACGTTCCGGCCTTCGAGAAGACGGGGACTGTCGGGATGCGGGCAGGCCCCCGGCTCCCGAACAGCGCACCGAACACGCTGTTCCCCACGCGCGACGGCACCTACATCCACATCGCCGCACTGGCCGATGCGGTGTTCAGGCGGCTGGCATCGGCCATGGGACGTCCCGAACTCGGCACCGACCCCCGGTTCGCGCTGCAGGCGGCCCGCAACCAGAACGAAGCCGAGATCGAACGCCTGATCACGGACTGGACGATGACCCGTGACGCGGCCGACTTGAAAGCGACGCTGGAAGCGGCCGAAGTCCCGGCGACGACGATCTACACGATCGCCGACATCTTCGACGACCCTCACTTCAAGGCGCGCGACATGCTGGTCCGGACACCCGACGACGACCTCGGGCAGGTGACGCTCGCGGGCATCGTTCCCAAGCTCTCCGGCACCCCGGGACGCATCCGCTGGTCGGGCCACCGGTTGGGCCAGGACACGCGCGGGGTCCTGCGTGAACTCGCCAGGCTGACCGACCGCGAGATCGACGCCCTCGAAGCCGAAGGCGTCGTGTCCTGCGATCCGCAGAAGGCCGCACGATGA
- the acdA gene encoding 3-sulfinopropanoyl-CoA desulfinase, translating to MFQLSAEQLALQQRSRELAQAHFAPKAAEIDRSEEYPWDNVALLRDAGFMTMTLPKDMGGMGLSYFDAVLVIEEVAKACAAMGRITVDATMGCVGAIRKYGTKEQFQLAADLLKAGDKPALCITEPQTGSAATAMTTRADRKGDHYVLNGEKYWITGGGVSRLHLVFARVFDDGVEQGIGGFIVVRDGDKPDGFIVGERIYAMGVRGIPETHLHFKDLLVHKSMLLMPPEGLRRGFASLMTAYNAQRVGAGTVALGIAQGAFEEAIARVKAREQFGRPIAEFQGLQWMLADMSVQLEAARLLIWRAALSGGEFPDMDKAAQAKIFTAEMAFKVCSDALQMFGSSGYGRNLPMERHVRDARMFTIAGGTAQILRTQVASAILGMKLPQTRMGYAERHPELKSEGPL from the coding sequence ATGTTCCAACTCTCCGCCGAACAACTCGCACTCCAGCAACGCAGCCGTGAACTCGCCCAGGCCCACTTCGCACCCAAGGCCGCGGAGATCGACCGCAGCGAGGAGTACCCCTGGGACAACGTCGCCCTTTTGCGCGACGCCGGTTTCATGACCATGACCCTGCCCAAGGACATGGGCGGCATGGGGCTCTCCTACTTCGACGCCGTGCTGGTCATCGAGGAGGTGGCCAAGGCCTGCGCGGCGATGGGCCGCATCACGGTGGACGCCACCATGGGTTGTGTCGGTGCCATCCGCAAGTACGGAACCAAGGAGCAGTTCCAGCTGGCGGCCGATCTCCTGAAGGCCGGCGACAAGCCTGCGCTGTGCATCACCGAGCCGCAGACGGGCAGTGCCGCCACCGCCATGACGACGCGGGCCGACCGCAAGGGCGATCACTACGTGCTCAACGGGGAGAAGTACTGGATCACCGGAGGCGGCGTTTCGCGGCTGCACCTCGTCTTCGCCCGCGTCTTCGACGACGGCGTGGAGCAGGGGATCGGTGGATTCATCGTGGTGCGCGACGGCGACAAGCCCGACGGTTTCATCGTGGGTGAGCGCATCTACGCGATGGGCGTGCGCGGCATCCCGGAGACCCACCTGCACTTCAAGGACCTGCTGGTCCACAAGTCCATGCTGCTGATGCCGCCGGAGGGCCTCCGGCGCGGCTTCGCTTCCCTGATGACGGCCTACAACGCCCAGCGCGTGGGCGCCGGCACGGTCGCCCTGGGCATCGCCCAGGGCGCTTTCGAGGAGGCAATCGCTCGGGTCAAGGCGCGCGAGCAGTTCGGTCGTCCGATCGCCGAGTTCCAGGGGCTGCAATGGATGCTCGCGGACATGTCGGTGCAGCTCGAGGCCGCGCGCCTGCTCATCTGGCGTGCTGCGCTCAGCGGCGGCGAGTTCCCCGACATGGACAAGGCGGCGCAGGCGAAGATCTTCACCGCGGAGATGGCGTTCAAGGTGTGCAGCGATGCGCTGCAGATGTTCGGCTCCTCGGGCTACGGCCGGAACCTTCCGATGGAGCGGCATGTCCGGGACGCCCGCATGTTCACGATCGCGGGCGGCACGGCCCAGATCCTTCGCACGCAGGTGGCCAGCGCCATCCTCGGCATGAAGCTGCCGCAGACGCGCATGGGCTACGCCGAGCGCCACCCGGAGCTGAAGTCGGAAGGGCCGCTGTGA
- a CDS encoding NADPH:quinone oxidoreductase family protein gives MKAIVCHAYGPLEALRWERAELPQVGRGEVKIAVHAAGVNFADTLKVQGKHQVKPPLPWTPGAEVAGLVLEVGEGVEQLQAGDRVLGVPDDQAGGYAEAIVLRADRVLRLPAGLSMEKAAALPAAYGTALYALKQRGRVAAGDRVLVLGAAGGVGLAAVQVAVAMGARVIAAASTPGKRDLASQHGASACVDYTKPEWRKEVLDAAGPAGIQAVFDPVGGDLFDEAVRTVGWDGRYLVVGFAAGRIPELKMNHPLVKGYDVVGIRYDVWRDRFWAEARENLEQVLVWCAEGRVRPVVARTEPLPRAVEALMAIAGREVVGKLVLTAPAAA, from the coding sequence GTGAAAGCGATCGTTTGTCATGCTTACGGGCCGCTGGAAGCGCTGCGCTGGGAGCGCGCGGAGCTGCCGCAGGTCGGACGCGGCGAGGTGAAGATCGCCGTCCACGCGGCCGGCGTCAACTTCGCCGACACCTTGAAGGTGCAAGGCAAGCACCAGGTCAAGCCGCCGCTGCCCTGGACCCCGGGCGCCGAAGTCGCCGGCCTGGTTCTGGAGGTGGGCGAGGGCGTCGAGCAGTTGCAGGCGGGCGACCGGGTGCTCGGGGTTCCGGACGACCAGGCCGGTGGCTACGCCGAAGCGATCGTCCTGCGGGCGGATCGCGTCCTGCGCCTGCCGGCCGGACTCTCCATGGAGAAGGCGGCGGCGCTGCCCGCCGCCTATGGAACCGCGCTCTACGCGCTCAAGCAGCGCGGCCGGGTCGCCGCCGGCGACCGGGTCCTGGTCCTCGGCGCGGCGGGCGGGGTCGGGCTCGCGGCCGTGCAGGTGGCGGTGGCGATGGGGGCACGGGTCATTGCCGCTGCCAGCACCCCGGGCAAGCGCGACCTCGCATCGCAGCATGGTGCTTCCGCCTGCGTCGACTACACCAAGCCGGAGTGGAGAAAGGAAGTGCTGGATGCCGCCGGGCCGGCCGGCATCCAGGCGGTATTCGATCCGGTGGGCGGCGACCTGTTCGACGAAGCGGTCCGCACGGTCGGTTGGGACGGACGCTATCTCGTAGTCGGATTTGCCGCCGGCCGCATTCCGGAACTCAAGATGAACCATCCCCTGGTCAAGGGCTACGACGTGGTGGGAATCCGCTACGACGTCTGGCGCGACCGGTTCTGGGCCGAAGCGCGCGAGAACCTGGAGCAGGTTCTCGTCTGGTGCGCCGAAGGAAGGGTACGGCCGGTCGTCGCGCGCACCGAGCCGCTGCCAAGGGCCGTCGAAGCGCTCATGGCCATCGCGGGGCGCGAAGTCGTCGGGAAACTGGTCCTGACGGCTCCGGCCGCCGCATGA
- a CDS encoding oxidoreductase gives MKAYLIDKDPAGKASGRWTALEPGQLDPGELTLRVLYSSVNYKDALAATGAGKIIRRFPCVGGIDLVGEVTESRDSKFRPGDRVIATSFDLGVAHHGGFAEQARVPASWAVPLPAGLTPFESMALGTAGFTAGLAIVRMEENGLAPGNGPVVVSGATGGVGSLAISMLANLGYEVVALTRKSQEEAYLKELGATRIQSSADLNLDQVRPMEAAQWAGAVDNVGGAVLHWMLATMKQAGTVASIGNAGSVELHSTVFPFILRGVSLLGVDSGYMGFPTRANVWQRLATDLKPTCLARITRTVDFADLAPVFDDFIAGRAKGRTVVRIGG, from the coding sequence GTGAAGGCTTATCTGATCGACAAGGACCCGGCCGGCAAGGCGAGCGGCCGCTGGACCGCGCTGGAGCCGGGCCAGCTGGATCCCGGGGAACTGACGCTGCGGGTGCTCTATTCGAGCGTCAACTACAAGGACGCGCTGGCGGCGACCGGTGCCGGCAAGATCATCCGCCGCTTCCCGTGCGTGGGTGGAATCGACCTGGTCGGCGAGGTCACCGAGAGCCGGGATTCGAAGTTCAGGCCGGGCGACAGGGTCATCGCCACCAGCTTCGACCTGGGCGTCGCCCACCACGGCGGATTCGCGGAGCAGGCGCGGGTGCCGGCCTCCTGGGCCGTGCCGCTTCCGGCCGGCCTGACGCCGTTCGAATCGATGGCGCTGGGGACCGCCGGCTTCACGGCGGGACTTGCCATCGTCCGGATGGAAGAGAACGGGCTCGCGCCGGGGAACGGGCCCGTGGTGGTGTCCGGCGCGACCGGCGGCGTGGGCAGCCTTGCGATCAGCATGCTGGCCAACCTGGGCTACGAGGTGGTGGCACTGACGCGCAAGAGCCAGGAGGAGGCCTATCTGAAGGAGCTCGGGGCCACGCGCATCCAGTCCAGCGCCGATCTGAATCTCGACCAGGTCCGGCCGATGGAAGCCGCGCAGTGGGCGGGCGCGGTCGACAACGTCGGAGGCGCCGTGCTGCACTGGATGCTGGCCACGATGAAGCAGGCAGGGACCGTCGCGAGCATCGGCAATGCCGGCAGCGTCGAGCTGCACTCCACGGTGTTTCCCTTCATCCTGCGCGGCGTCAGCCTGCTGGGCGTGGACTCCGGGTACATGGGATTCCCGACGCGCGCGAACGTGTGGCAGCGGCTGGCCACGGATCTGAAGCCCACGTGCCTGGCGCGGATCACGAGGACGGTCGACTTCGCGGATCTGGCGCCGGTCTTCGACGACTTCATCGCAGGCCGCGCCAAGGGAAGAACCGTCGTCCGGATCGGCGGCTGA
- a CDS encoding TSUP family transporter: MPGIEAVVMFLACAAVASLLQNLTAFAFGLVLLGGVELFGIVPLADAANASMVLALVNCLAFFWGDKQPLPWHQVRHVLWAGSIGVAAGLALQVWLSANAAQWFRLLLGVTVILSAANLLLARTVRPEPSPPRTFAFFGALSGLLGGLFATSGPPIVYHMLRQPFDPLQIRRCLALIFAVNNGFRLLLVAGTGRFSQLSLLLCCVALPVALLVTVLCRRYPISIPRSRLAWMTSALLCVAGASLVLSAARDALRPLI; this comes from the coding sequence ATGCCGGGCATCGAAGCGGTGGTGATGTTCCTGGCCTGCGCCGCCGTCGCATCGCTGCTGCAGAACCTGACCGCGTTCGCCTTCGGTTTGGTGCTGCTGGGAGGGGTCGAGCTGTTCGGCATCGTTCCGCTGGCGGACGCCGCCAATGCGTCGATGGTGCTGGCCCTGGTCAACTGCCTCGCGTTCTTCTGGGGCGACAAGCAGCCGCTGCCCTGGCATCAGGTCCGGCACGTGCTCTGGGCCGGTTCCATTGGCGTGGCCGCCGGCCTGGCGCTGCAGGTTTGGCTCAGTGCGAATGCGGCGCAATGGTTCCGGTTGCTGCTCGGCGTGACGGTGATCCTGAGCGCCGCCAACCTGCTGCTGGCCCGGACCGTGCGGCCCGAGCCGTCGCCGCCCCGGACCTTCGCTTTCTTCGGTGCGCTCTCGGGCCTGCTCGGCGGGCTGTTCGCCACTTCGGGACCACCGATCGTCTACCACATGCTGCGCCAGCCCTTCGATCCCCTGCAGATCCGGCGCTGCCTGGCCCTCATCTTCGCGGTCAACAACGGCTTTCGTCTCCTGCTCGTGGCCGGGACCGGACGCTTCTCGCAGCTTTCGCTGCTGCTGTGCTGCGTCGCGCTGCCGGTTGCGCTCCTTGTCACGGTGCTGTGCAGGCGCTATCCCATCAGCATCCCGCGCAGCCGGCTCGCATGGATGACCAGTGCGCTGCTGTGCGTGGCAGGTGCTTCACTCGTGCTCTCGGCGGCACGGGATGCGCTGCGTCCCCTCATCTGA
- a CDS encoding NUDIX hydrolase, with the protein MDIQLGAPPPTPAATVVVVRDGAQGIEVLMLCRQQALEVHGGVYVFPGGKVESGDRLGGGVVGRETADELCQALGEPGLAPADAVALHVAAVRETYEEAGILLGGSSCADVCTWIARGESFAQIVRRCAGGLQLSNLAPWSRWITPAGSFTSSRRFDTRFFVCAAPDGQMARHDLSESSESLWVAPREALGRYGSGEIKLMPPQILTLNHLSTFPDVGSLMAAARARRPYVVRPMPVEEGGRKLVVYPGDELHAEREPVMPGPTRLVFRDGRYELAPAG; encoded by the coding sequence ATGGACATCCAGCTTGGCGCCCCACCGCCCACGCCGGCAGCGACCGTCGTGGTGGTTCGAGACGGCGCGCAGGGCATCGAAGTCCTGATGCTGTGCCGGCAGCAGGCACTGGAGGTGCATGGCGGCGTCTACGTGTTCCCCGGGGGGAAGGTGGAGAGCGGCGACCGCCTCGGCGGCGGCGTGGTGGGCCGCGAGACCGCCGATGAACTGTGCCAGGCGCTGGGCGAACCCGGGCTCGCGCCGGCCGATGCGGTGGCGCTGCATGTGGCGGCCGTGCGAGAGACGTACGAGGAGGCGGGAATCTTGCTGGGCGGCAGTTCCTGTGCTGACGTGTGCACGTGGATCGCGCGGGGCGAGTCCTTCGCGCAGATCGTGCGCCGATGTGCCGGTGGGCTGCAGCTGTCGAACCTGGCGCCCTGGTCGCGGTGGATCACGCCGGCGGGATCGTTCACGTCCAGCCGTCGCTTCGACACGCGCTTTTTCGTGTGCGCCGCACCGGATGGACAGATGGCCCGCCACGACCTGTCCGAATCGAGCGAATCCTTGTGGGTCGCCCCGCGGGAGGCCTTGGGCAGGTACGGGAGCGGCGAGATCAAGCTCATGCCCCCGCAGATCCTGACCCTGAACCACCTCTCGACGTTCCCGGACGTGGGCTCGCTGATGGCGGCAGCGCGCGCCCGGCGCCCCTACGTCGTCCGCCCGATGCCGGTGGAGGAGGGCGGGCGCAAGCTGGTGGTCTACCCCGGCGACGAACTGCACGCGGAGCGCGAGCCGGTGATGCCCGGGCCCACGCGCCTCGTGTTCCGCGATGGCCGGTACGAACTCGCGCCGGCGGGTTGA
- a CDS encoding Bug family tripartite tricarboxylate transporter substrate binding protein, translated as MAAAACAAASGLAHAQAYPARAVTFVVGYSAGGAVDGLARLVGKRMSDKLGQGIVVENKPGASETLAGHQVAKAKPDGYTILVSTEAPITQSQFLYKSLTYNPDTELLPVSILVRVPVALAISPQFPADAFPAFLENIKSRKPGQEVKFGSAGIGGVTHLPAAMLATKAGFEWVHVPYKGSPPLLQDMLAGRVDAGFTGFSNVLPHHNSGKLRIIGVGAASRIKSVPNVPTFKELGLQEIGAEYVIMLSAPAGTPREVVNLLASTARSVLQDKDFQEKHLEPQGLEPIGSTAAEAASYVAADRGTQRERIKVSGARLD; from the coding sequence ATGGCTGCCGCCGCGTGCGCGGCGGCGTCGGGCCTGGCACACGCCCAGGCCTATCCCGCCCGGGCCGTGACATTCGTGGTCGGCTACTCCGCCGGAGGCGCCGTCGATGGTCTTGCGCGTCTGGTCGGCAAGCGGATGTCCGACAAGCTCGGGCAGGGCATCGTGGTGGAGAACAAGCCGGGCGCCAGCGAGACGCTGGCCGGGCACCAGGTCGCCAAGGCCAAGCCCGACGGCTACACGATCCTGGTGTCCACCGAGGCGCCGATCACGCAGAGTCAATTCCTCTACAAGTCGCTGACCTACAACCCGGACACGGAACTGCTGCCGGTCAGCATCCTGGTGCGGGTTCCGGTGGCACTGGCCATCAGCCCGCAATTCCCGGCCGACGCGTTCCCGGCCTTCCTGGAGAACATCAAGAGCCGCAAGCCGGGGCAGGAAGTGAAGTTCGGCTCCGCGGGCATCGGCGGCGTGACGCACCTGCCCGCCGCCATGCTGGCCACCAAGGCCGGCTTCGAATGGGTGCACGTGCCCTACAAGGGCTCGCCGCCACTGTTGCAGGACATGCTGGCGGGGCGGGTGGATGCGGGCTTCACCGGCTTCTCGAACGTCCTGCCCCATCACAACAGCGGCAAGCTGCGGATCATCGGCGTGGGGGCCGCTTCGCGGATCAAGAGCGTCCCGAACGTGCCGACCTTCAAGGAGCTCGGCTTGCAGGAGATCGGCGCCGAGTACGTCATCATGCTGTCGGCGCCCGCCGGCACGCCTCGCGAGGTCGTGAATCTCCTGGCGAGCACGGCCAGGTCCGTCCTGCAGGACAAGGATTTCCAGGAGAAACACCTGGAGCCGCAAGGCTTGGAGCCCATCGGCTCCACGGCGGCCGAAGCGGCCAGCTACGTCGCGGCCGATCGCGGCACCCAGCGCGAGCGCATCAAGGTCTCCGGCGCCAGGCTGGATTGA
- a CDS encoding acrylyl-CoA reductase family protein has translation MHTIDGKPVCKFEQLTLDDIDPGPVVIRTAFSAITYKDAMAARGFGKNVRTDRPCVTGVDLSGVVVGSADERFREGEQVVVTNYQLGTLHDGAYADYARVPAEWVVPLPKGLSLYEAMGLGTSGLTAALAVDRFEKAGLKPGDGPVAVTGASGGVGSLAIDMLAGKGYEVVAISGKAEQTDYLKAIGAARVIARDDFMKDKAPLVSAPPFAGALDNVGGAMLDRLAANLMPNGKVAVAGMVGVELTTTVLPLVLRSIDILGINVSRQLKMPERRRLWERMATDLKPRHFDRICRPIAFTELDNTMDSFFKVSSVGRVVVEVGSKAPG, from the coding sequence GTGCACACCATCGACGGCAAGCCCGTCTGCAAGTTCGAGCAGCTGACGCTGGACGACATCGATCCGGGTCCCGTGGTGATCCGCACCGCGTTCTCGGCGATCACCTACAAGGACGCGATGGCCGCTCGCGGCTTCGGCAAGAACGTGCGCACCGACCGGCCCTGCGTGACCGGCGTGGACCTGTCGGGTGTCGTCGTGGGATCGGCAGACGAGCGGTTCAGGGAAGGCGAGCAGGTGGTGGTGACCAACTACCAGCTGGGCACGCTGCACGATGGCGCCTACGCCGACTATGCCCGCGTGCCGGCGGAATGGGTGGTGCCCCTGCCCAAGGGGCTGTCTCTGTACGAGGCCATGGGGCTGGGCACCTCGGGCCTGACGGCCGCGCTCGCCGTGGATCGGTTCGAGAAGGCCGGGCTCAAGCCGGGCGACGGCCCCGTCGCGGTCACTGGAGCGTCGGGCGGCGTGGGAAGCCTGGCGATCGACATGCTGGCTGGCAAGGGCTACGAGGTCGTCGCCATCTCCGGCAAGGCCGAACAGACCGACTACCTGAAGGCAATCGGCGCCGCCCGCGTGATCGCACGCGACGACTTCATGAAGGACAAGGCGCCTCTGGTGAGCGCGCCGCCCTTCGCGGGCGCGCTCGACAACGTCGGCGGCGCGATGCTGGACCGACTCGCGGCCAACCTGATGCCGAACGGCAAGGTGGCCGTCGCCGGCATGGTCGGGGTCGAGCTCACGACCACGGTCCTGCCGCTCGTGCTCCGCTCCATCGACATTCTGGGCATCAACGTGTCGCGTCAGCTCAAGATGCCCGAGCGTCGCCGGCTCTGGGAGCGCATGGCGACCGACCTGAAGCCCAGGCACTTCGACAGGATCTGCCGCCCGATCGCCTTCACGGAGCTCGACAACACGATGGACAGCTTCTTCAAGGTCTCGTCGGTGGGCCGGGTAGTGGTCGAGGTGGGGTCGAAAGCGCCCGGCTGA